A stretch of Imperialibacter roseus DNA encodes these proteins:
- a CDS encoding DUF2306 domain-containing protein, which yields MNKRIKIILWGLLVFLSISIAGYAFSYLSFTPDKGFPAQKPEEIRTSFFWLLAFYMHISFGGIALLTGVFQFSEKLRKRVVLHRTLGKIYLISILLGGLAGFMLSIFAEGGIIAKVGFNLLAVTWLLTSWLAYSSIRNRDIEAHRKWMLRSYAACCAAISLRLILPFELAALHMDFTTAYQIVAWACWVPNMIVIEMYIRSQKQVQLA from the coding sequence ATGAATAAAAGGATTAAAATTATCTTATGGGGCTTGCTTGTGTTTCTTTCCATTAGCATTGCAGGCTATGCTTTTTCGTACTTGAGCTTCACCCCCGACAAAGGATTCCCTGCTCAAAAACCCGAAGAAATAAGAACGAGCTTTTTCTGGCTCCTGGCGTTTTACATGCATATCAGCTTTGGGGGTATTGCCCTTCTTACAGGTGTTTTTCAGTTTTCTGAAAAGTTGAGGAAAAGAGTAGTGTTGCATCGCACTTTGGGTAAAATCTACCTGATAAGCATTCTCCTTGGCGGACTGGCTGGATTTATGCTTTCCATCTTTGCTGAGGGCGGGATCATCGCTAAGGTGGGGTTCAATCTTTTGGCTGTCACCTGGTTGCTTACCTCGTGGTTGGCTTACAGCAGCATACGAAATCGAGACATAGAAGCGCACAGAAAATGGATGCTCAGAAGCTATGCTGCCTGCTGTGCCGCTATTTCACTCAGACTTATTTTGCCTTTCGAACTGGCTGCCCTGCACATGGATTTTACAACAGCCTACCAGATTGTGGCCTGGGCTTGCTGGGTACCTAATATGATTGTGATAGAAATGTATATCAGGAGCCAAAAGCAAGTACAGTTGGCTTGA
- a CDS encoding sugar porter family MFS transporter: MLNTYCMKTNRYLLVSSVVAALGGLLFGFDTVVISGADQQLQALWGTSDLFHGSVVMSMALWGTVIGALFGGYPTDRFGRKKTLFWIGVLYFVSAMGSAFAWDPWSFAIFRFVGGLGIGISTVAAPAYISEIAPADQRGKLVALYQFNIVFGILLAFVSNYLLKDIGENAWRWMVGMEALPAFIYLASTFSLPESPRWLYVHKGDREAAVAILKKIGTDEKELVMATKDEAAQHASESIFQGKYRFPLMLAFFIAFFNQMSGINAFLYYAPRIFEAAGLGASSALLSSIGIGITNMVFTLLGLYLIDKVGRKVLMYICSFGYIISLSLVGIAFYQQWQGMAVPIFLFLFIAAHAIGQGTVIWVFISEVFPTHLRAFGQSFGSSTHWVLAALVTLFMPALLSGFSSPGMVFFIFAGMMVLQLVFVIFMMPETKGRSLEEIQQDFGITK; this comes from the coding sequence CTGCTTAACACCTATTGCATGAAGACCAATCGCTACCTGCTTGTAAGTTCTGTTGTGGCCGCCCTAGGTGGTCTTTTGTTTGGATTTGATACCGTTGTTATCTCTGGTGCCGACCAGCAACTTCAGGCGCTCTGGGGCACCTCTGATCTTTTTCACGGCTCTGTGGTCATGTCGATGGCGCTGTGGGGCACTGTCATCGGCGCTCTGTTTGGTGGCTACCCAACCGACAGGTTTGGAAGAAAGAAAACCTTGTTTTGGATCGGTGTTCTTTACTTTGTGTCAGCCATGGGGTCTGCCTTCGCCTGGGATCCCTGGTCTTTTGCTATTTTCAGGTTCGTCGGTGGTTTGGGCATTGGCATCTCCACCGTAGCAGCTCCGGCTTACATCTCCGAAATAGCCCCTGCGGATCAACGAGGCAAACTGGTGGCATTGTACCAATTCAATATAGTTTTTGGCATCCTGCTGGCTTTTGTTTCTAACTATTTGCTGAAAGACATCGGCGAAAATGCCTGGCGCTGGATGGTAGGCATGGAAGCCCTCCCCGCCTTCATCTACCTGGCATCCACTTTTTCTCTTCCCGAAAGCCCAAGATGGTTATATGTGCACAAAGGTGACAGGGAAGCGGCCGTGGCCATCCTGAAAAAAATTGGGACAGACGAAAAGGAGCTCGTAATGGCCACAAAGGACGAAGCGGCACAACACGCAAGCGAGTCTATTTTTCAGGGCAAGTACAGGTTTCCTCTGATGCTCGCTTTCTTCATCGCCTTCTTCAACCAAATGTCGGGCATCAATGCCTTCCTTTACTATGCCCCAAGGATATTCGAAGCTGCAGGACTGGGTGCCAGCTCGGCACTTTTAAGCAGTATTGGGATCGGGATTACCAATATGGTCTTTACATTGCTCGGCCTGTACCTCATCGACAAAGTTGGACGGAAAGTGCTCATGTATATTTGCTCTTTTGGTTACATCATTTCGTTGAGTCTGGTCGGTATTGCGTTCTACCAGCAGTGGCAGGGCATGGCGGTGCCCATTTTCCTGTTCCTTTTCATCGCTGCCCACGCCATAGGCCAGGGCACAGTTATCTGGGTTTTTATCTCCGAGGTGTTCCCTACCCATTTAAGGGCTTTTGGACAATCGTTTGGTTCCTCCACCCACTGGGTGCTGGCTGCGTTGGTGACCCTGTTCATGCCGGCCTTACTTAGCGGCTTCAGCAGCCCGGGCATGGTCTTTTTCATCTTTGCAGGTATGATGGTACTTCAGCTTGTATTTGTGATCTTCATGATGCCAGAAACGAAAGGGCGATCGCTGGAAGAAATTCAGCAGGACTTTGGGATAACGAAATAG
- a CDS encoding helix-turn-helix domain-containing protein encodes MDFLFIVGIAQAFFFALLLGRKKDKSVADKILLVWLIFIGLHLLGFYWDYSGFSSQHPHLLGFSWFMPIAEGPFLWIYATALLSGAKRFNPWWLIHFVPFVLLNVSIYDFYLSPPEEKAQFAATLWENPPWQAVLGNFLTLYSGPVYVLFLLVRLKRFRSGLRDFFSSTERINLQWLQRLTWGLGGIWAVVLGTYAYCRIADTRLPDNNNYYIFIAVSLFVLFLGYHGLKYENILVKYASPDVASDEAATVERYKKSGLKPTDEKALLNQIKSLLVEQELYLEQNLTLDDLAKKLDKPRHYISQAIGSEEGLTFYSLVNQLRVEAAKEKLVSEDFAHFSLLGIGLDSGFNSKASFNRVFKEYAGISPSEHRERHQKIHQQ; translated from the coding sequence ATGGATTTCCTGTTCATTGTGGGCATTGCTCAGGCGTTCTTTTTTGCTCTGCTTTTGGGTAGGAAAAAAGACAAGTCTGTCGCTGACAAGATTCTCCTCGTTTGGCTAATTTTTATCGGACTTCACCTCCTGGGCTTTTATTGGGACTACTCTGGCTTTTCCAGCCAACATCCTCATCTCCTTGGCTTCAGCTGGTTTATGCCCATAGCAGAAGGGCCATTTTTGTGGATTTACGCTACGGCCCTGCTTTCTGGCGCCAAGCGATTCAATCCCTGGTGGTTGATCCATTTTGTGCCATTTGTACTTCTGAATGTCTCTATCTACGACTTTTACCTGAGTCCTCCTGAGGAGAAAGCTCAATTTGCCGCCACCTTGTGGGAAAACCCACCATGGCAGGCAGTGCTTGGCAATTTTCTCACACTGTATTCAGGGCCCGTCTACGTCCTTTTTCTCCTTGTTCGACTGAAACGATTCAGAAGTGGTCTCAGGGACTTCTTCTCGTCCACTGAAAGGATCAACCTACAATGGCTGCAACGGCTTACCTGGGGCCTTGGTGGTATCTGGGCCGTGGTGCTGGGCACATACGCCTACTGCCGAATTGCTGACACTCGTTTACCCGACAATAACAACTATTACATTTTTATTGCCGTTAGCCTATTTGTGCTTTTTTTAGGCTACCATGGTTTGAAGTATGAGAACATTCTTGTGAAATATGCTTCACCAGATGTGGCCAGCGACGAGGCTGCCACGGTAGAGCGATATAAAAAATCCGGGCTGAAACCCACCGATGAAAAAGCCCTGCTGAATCAAATAAAATCGCTACTGGTGGAGCAAGAGCTCTACCTGGAACAAAACCTGACGCTGGATGATCTGGCTAAAAAGCTCGACAAACCCCGCCATTATATCTCACAGGCAATAGGTAGTGAGGAAGGCCTGACTTTCTACTCGCTTGTCAACCAGCTACGGGTAGAGGCCGCAAAAGAAAAGCTTGTTTCCGAAGATTTCGCACATTTCAGTTTGCTGGGTATTGGCCTTGATAGCGGTTTCAATTCCAAGGCATCCTTCAATCGGGTGTTTAAAGAGTATGCCGGCATCAGCCCGAGCGAACACCGGGAGCGCCACCAAAAGATTCATCAACAATAG
- a CDS encoding NADH-quinone oxidoreductase subunit N, producing MHKEGLSFQLLEALGSLNQVGPELAIGAGIILLLIVDLITSGKRPLLLLVLSMLFAFVALWLILPLWVQEPEGGLLFSGQLTADRHALFAKAIILLALALTLLFGTGLQLRTEYYYILLSLALGGMLMVSSTTLLSVYLALELTSISGYILTVFGFKKLNFEAGIKYLLFGAFASGLMLYGISLLYGLTGSLAFTTEAFVTQLQQANEPLALFAIVLVLMGIFFKIALFPMHLWTPDIYQTAPVPVAAIFSVVPKIGGLIVLLRLTEGFSVVSSYSQFLIFMASVSIVFGNIAALNQSNVRRMLAYSSIAQAGFLVLPIAINDGFAVTSFYFYIFIYLFMNYLAFYLVDHMEREQKFSFNDYKGLGKKHAFLAVAFLVAMMSLVGFPPLAGFSGKLYIFSSLWNEWQTSSGSLLLFVLLIAAGNTVVALFYYLKIPYFMFLKVEEKNNSEMETLTAGQIMTACLLVFMLVFFFLKPDSLIQVIQQIPFPVTHL from the coding sequence ATGCACAAAGAAGGCTTATCGTTTCAGTTGCTGGAAGCCCTGGGAAGCCTCAATCAGGTGGGGCCTGAGTTAGCAATCGGTGCTGGAATAATACTGCTTCTTATAGTTGACCTGATCACATCGGGTAAGCGACCACTATTGTTGCTGGTGCTTTCAATGCTTTTTGCTTTTGTTGCGCTGTGGCTCATTTTGCCTTTGTGGGTGCAAGAGCCGGAGGGAGGGCTCTTGTTTTCCGGGCAGCTGACAGCCGACAGGCATGCGTTGTTTGCCAAAGCCATCATTCTCCTTGCCCTGGCGCTCACCCTTCTTTTCGGAACAGGCTTGCAGCTTCGGACAGAATACTACTATATCCTCCTTTCGCTTGCCTTGGGCGGCATGCTCATGGTGAGCAGCACTACACTGCTTTCAGTATACCTGGCGCTCGAACTTACCTCCATCAGCGGTTATATTCTTACTGTGTTTGGGTTCAAAAAGCTCAACTTTGAAGCTGGCATCAAGTACTTGCTGTTTGGGGCATTTGCCAGTGGTCTGATGTTGTATGGCATCTCCTTGCTTTATGGGCTCACCGGCTCACTTGCCTTTACTACAGAGGCTTTTGTCACACAGCTCCAGCAAGCCAACGAACCCCTGGCCTTATTTGCAATAGTACTCGTGCTAATGGGCATTTTCTTCAAGATCGCTTTATTCCCCATGCACCTGTGGACACCCGATATCTACCAAACGGCTCCTGTGCCGGTTGCGGCCATTTTTTCCGTAGTGCCTAAAATCGGCGGCCTGATTGTGCTCTTAAGGCTCACAGAAGGCTTTTCGGTAGTTAGTAGTTATAGTCAGTTTTTGATTTTCATGGCCTCTGTTTCTATCGTTTTTGGCAATATAGCAGCATTGAATCAGAGCAACGTGCGACGGATGCTGGCGTACTCCTCAATAGCCCAGGCAGGATTTTTAGTATTACCAATTGCGATAAATGATGGATTTGCGGTAACAAGTTTTTACTTTTACATCTTCATTTACCTCTTTATGAATTACTTGGCCTTTTATCTGGTAGATCATATGGAACGGGAGCAAAAGTTCTCTTTCAATGACTACAAGGGCCTTGGTAAGAAACATGCTTTCCTTGCTGTTGCGTTTCTGGTCGCCATGATGTCGCTGGTGGGATTTCCTCCGCTGGCTGGGTTCTCCGGGAAGCTTTACATTTTTTCGTCACTTTGGAACGAATGGCAAACTTCTTCGGGGAGTTTGTTGTTGTTTGTTCTCCTGATAGCAGCAGGAAACACTGTGGTTGCACTATTTTATTACTTAAAGATACCCTACTTCATGTTTTTGAAGGTGGAAGAAAAAAATAATTCCGAAATGGAAACACTTACGGCAGGCCAGATCATGACGGCTTGCCTTCTTGTTTTTATGTTGGTGTTCTTTTTTTTAAAGCCTGACAGTTTAATCCAAGTAATTCAGCAAATACCTTTCCCGGTAACCCATTTATGA
- a CDS encoding amidophosphoribosyltransferase — translation MSDQIKHECGIALIRLRKPLQYYIDKYQSPAYGASKLYLLMEKQHNRGQDGAGVANIKINIEPGYRYISRYRSIENQAVSLIFDKVMKKYKKAEREGGEKYFDAEWLKKNYGFTGELWLGHLRYGTHGVNSIEKCHPFLRQNNWRSRNLVVAGNFNMTNVDELFKKLIELGQHPKEKTDTVTVMEKIGHFLDEENQLLFDKYKDDFSNQEITDIIEEKLDLKRVLKRSCKDFDGGYAMAGLIGHGSAFVARDPAGIRPAYYYADDEVVVVASEKPAIKTAFGINYSDIKEIEPGSALIIEKDGSFREEKFIKKIPKKSCSFERIYFSRGSDPDIYQERKMLGELLVPQVLKAIDHDLQNTVFSYIPNTAETAFLGLMAGMEKYLIKQRKKVILKEKITDPKKLEEILSFRPRVEKLVIKDAKLRTFITDDQHRDDLVANVYDTTYEVVKKKVDTLVVIDDSIVRGTTLEKSILTLLDRLEPKKIVVVSSAPQIRFPDCYGIDMSKMKDFIAFRAVLKLLEDHNKEHLLDEVYEKCVMHADNKEAPNFVKELYDPFTDDQISEKISEIVKPKTLRAEVEVLYQTVPNLHKAIPGHSGDWYFTGDYPTAGGNRVVNRAFINFMRGVAVRAY, via the coding sequence ATGAGTGATCAAATTAAACACGAGTGCGGCATAGCACTCATCAGGCTCAGAAAACCCCTTCAATATTATATTGATAAGTATCAGTCGCCTGCCTATGGGGCCAGCAAGCTCTACCTGCTGATGGAAAAGCAGCATAACAGAGGGCAGGATGGAGCCGGAGTTGCCAACATCAAAATCAATATTGAGCCCGGATACAGGTATATCAGCCGGTACCGGTCTATCGAAAATCAAGCCGTGTCCCTGATTTTCGATAAGGTGATGAAGAAGTACAAGAAGGCGGAGAGAGAAGGAGGGGAGAAATACTTCGATGCTGAATGGCTGAAGAAGAACTATGGATTTACCGGCGAGCTTTGGCTGGGGCACCTGCGGTATGGCACGCACGGCGTTAATAGCATAGAGAAGTGTCACCCATTTTTACGCCAGAACAACTGGAGAAGCCGCAACCTGGTGGTAGCCGGCAATTTCAATATGACCAACGTGGATGAGCTTTTCAAAAAGCTGATCGAGTTGGGGCAGCACCCCAAGGAGAAGACTGACACGGTGACCGTGATGGAGAAAATCGGCCACTTCCTCGATGAAGAAAATCAGCTGCTTTTTGATAAGTACAAAGACGATTTCAGTAATCAGGAAATTACCGATATCATAGAAGAGAAGCTTGACCTGAAAAGGGTTTTGAAGCGCTCATGCAAAGATTTTGACGGTGGCTATGCCATGGCCGGCCTTATTGGACACGGATCAGCATTTGTTGCCCGTGACCCTGCCGGCATCAGGCCCGCTTATTACTATGCCGACGACGAGGTGGTGGTAGTGGCATCAGAAAAGCCGGCCATCAAAACTGCTTTTGGCATCAACTATTCGGATATCAAGGAGATAGAACCCGGCAGTGCGCTAATCATTGAGAAGGATGGCAGCTTCAGAGAAGAGAAATTTATTAAAAAAATACCGAAGAAGTCCTGCTCATTTGAGCGCATCTACTTTAGCCGTGGCTCCGATCCGGACATTTACCAGGAGAGAAAAATGCTGGGTGAGCTCCTGGTGCCTCAGGTACTAAAGGCCATCGACCACGATTTGCAGAACACTGTTTTCAGCTATATACCCAATACGGCTGAAACGGCTTTTCTTGGATTGATGGCAGGCATGGAAAAATACCTCATCAAGCAAAGGAAGAAAGTGATTTTGAAAGAAAAGATTACTGACCCCAAGAAGCTGGAAGAGATTTTGTCGTTCAGGCCCAGGGTGGAAAAGCTGGTGATCAAAGATGCCAAGCTACGCACCTTTATTACCGACGACCAGCACCGTGACGACCTGGTGGCCAACGTGTATGACACTACCTATGAGGTAGTAAAGAAAAAGGTTGATACACTGGTGGTGATCGACGATAGTATTGTGAGAGGCACCACACTTGAAAAAAGCATTTTGACTTTGCTCGACAGGTTGGAGCCCAAGAAAATAGTGGTGGTATCTTCTGCCCCTCAGATTCGCTTTCCCGACTGCTATGGTATCGACATGAGCAAGATGAAAGACTTCATCGCTTTCAGGGCAGTGCTGAAGCTACTGGAAGACCATAACAAGGAGCACTTGCTGGATGAAGTGTATGAAAAATGCGTCATGCATGCCGACAATAAAGAGGCCCCCAATTTTGTAAAGGAATTGTACGATCCTTTTACTGACGATCAGATTTCTGAAAAGATCTCTGAGATTGTGAAGCCGAAAACGCTGAGAGCAGAAGTAGAGGTGCTATACCAGACCGTACCCAACCTGCATAAAGCTATCCCAGGCCATTCAGGCGACTGGTATTTCACAGGCGACTATCCAACTGCCGGTGGTAACAGAGTAGTGAATCGGGCGTTTATCAACTTCATGCGGGGCGTAGCAGTAAGGGCTTACTAG
- a CDS encoding DUF2490 domain-containing protein, with product MRFYLFFTLLLANLRFVSAQSSQSNSNFQLWIDPTINYNLSAKTRLSSDIYYRTRLNDIDWKQTVLRPGISHTISKKVTVLGGVGWFRLKDHDLELRNEIRYWAGVQYTHHLFWKLDLQHYFRVEERTFYQEGADNYQNLRLRYRLGLNYPLKEKNASGKSAQLALQYEPFLTTNSGHLSDQFFNTERVYFGVSNSLSPAIRVDAYYMLQWGRTLKAEQFYFTDHIIQLKFIYTINPL from the coding sequence ATGCGATTCTACCTTTTTTTCACCCTATTGTTAGCAAACCTACGGTTTGTTAGTGCTCAGTCTTCTCAAAGCAATTCCAACTTTCAGCTTTGGATAGACCCTACTATCAATTACAACCTTTCCGCCAAAACCAGGCTGTCTAGTGATATATACTATCGAACAAGGCTCAACGACATCGACTGGAAACAAACTGTTTTAAGGCCGGGCATCAGCCATACTATCTCTAAAAAGGTAACGGTGCTCGGAGGTGTTGGGTGGTTCAGGCTAAAGGACCATGACCTGGAGTTGAGAAACGAAATTCGGTACTGGGCTGGTGTGCAGTACACACATCATTTGTTTTGGAAACTGGACTTGCAGCACTATTTCAGAGTGGAAGAAAGGACGTTTTATCAGGAAGGTGCCGACAACTACCAAAACCTGCGACTTCGTTACCGGTTAGGGTTAAACTACCCTTTGAAGGAAAAAAACGCCAGCGGAAAAAGTGCTCAGCTGGCACTTCAATACGAGCCTTTTTTGACCACCAACTCCGGTCACTTGAGCGACCAGTTCTTCAATACAGAGCGGGTCTATTTCGGAGTAAGCAATAGTCTTTCTCCGGCCATAAGGGTAGATGCCTACTACATGCTGCAATGGGGTAGAACGTTGAAGGCTGAACAGTTTTATTTTACCGACCACATCATACAGCTGAAGTTCATTTATACCATCAACCCACTTTAA
- a CDS encoding DUF2490 domain-containing protein, whose protein sequence is MKLKGFVLFILLVACQIGHAQTGQLWSQFSLIYNPTPKWKLSTDAFARYQLVKNGWQGYVLREVVSYNIRPKVSLVMGSGYYFVDFSTADNHKEFRVWEGVQARWPKIGPWEFTHYVRLEQRIIFQGLNAPYVTRVRYKIGGGMPVAKWAGGSGVLSFSLGFEPLVLLNTPFDDLYAYTHRYYYGLGARLNSKWRVDLNYISQGFKGSRKERYHHSYDIAFLKLAYAI, encoded by the coding sequence TTGAAGCTCAAGGGATTTGTACTTTTTATTTTGCTGGTTGCTTGTCAGATCGGGCATGCACAAACCGGCCAGTTGTGGTCTCAATTCTCACTCATATACAATCCGACGCCAAAATGGAAGCTAAGCACGGACGCTTTCGCCAGGTACCAGCTGGTAAAAAATGGTTGGCAGGGCTATGTGCTGAGGGAGGTAGTAAGCTATAATATTCGTCCCAAAGTATCACTGGTGATGGGATCTGGGTACTATTTTGTTGATTTTAGTACGGCTGACAACCACAAGGAATTTAGAGTGTGGGAGGGTGTGCAGGCCCGTTGGCCGAAGATTGGCCCCTGGGAGTTTACTCATTACGTTAGGTTAGAGCAGCGAATTATCTTTCAGGGGTTGAATGCTCCTTATGTAACTCGTGTGAGGTATAAGATAGGCGGGGGAATGCCCGTAGCCAAATGGGCCGGTGGCAGCGGAGTGTTGTCATTTTCCCTCGGGTTTGAGCCGCTTGTGCTCCTTAACACTCCGTTCGATGACCTTTATGCCTATACCCATAGGTATTACTATGGCCTGGGAGCAAGACTCAACAGTAAGTGGAGGGTAGATTTGAACTATATAAGCCAGGGCTTTAAGGGCAGCAGAAAAGAACGGTATCATCACTCTTACGATATTGCGTTCCTTAAACTGGCTTATGCCATTTAG
- a CDS encoding M20/M25/M40 family metallo-hydrolase, with amino-acid sequence MKFRLYCLLFAFVVVFSKRPVEAQPAQLPPAQDLRIYDIAKAVSSSRIEKDVRTLAGFGTRSTLSDTVSATRGIGAARRWIKAEFDKIAKDCGGCLTVTYQHNKVPADKFARIKEPTVVTNVIAIQKGTVNPNSYIIMSADIDSRATDVMDGKVDAPGANDNASGMAGAIEAARVLSKYKFPNSIIYVGLSGEEQGLVGGTYMAEMAKEQGWDIIGVMNNDMIGNIEGVDGVIDNRTFRIFSEPTPVTETDQERGRRRFYGGEVDGISRQLARYVHKTVSTYMPEMNPMMVYRLDRFGRGGHHRPFNDVGYAGIRIMEAHEYYPRQHQDIRVEDGISYGDVVEGVNLDYAAKLTAVNAINLSSLAWAPKAPAEVKIGGAVQPATRLAWSAVDDPNLAGYRIYWRDTTVPQWEHSRFVGKVNEFTLEGFVIDNYLFGVASVGKDGNESLVVFPSSLIGR; translated from the coding sequence ATGAAATTTAGACTTTACTGCCTCCTTTTTGCCTTTGTTGTTGTGTTTAGCAAGCGGCCTGTCGAAGCGCAACCTGCTCAACTGCCGCCAGCACAAGACCTGCGCATATACGACATCGCAAAGGCGGTTTCTTCCTCAAGAATAGAAAAAGACGTCAGGACTTTGGCTGGCTTTGGTACCAGAAGCACTCTTTCTGATACCGTTTCAGCTACGAGGGGCATTGGAGCTGCCAGAAGGTGGATCAAAGCTGAGTTCGATAAAATAGCTAAGGACTGCGGTGGCTGCCTTACAGTAACTTATCAGCACAACAAGGTGCCGGCAGATAAGTTTGCCAGGATCAAGGAGCCAACGGTAGTCACCAACGTGATTGCTATCCAAAAAGGGACAGTGAACCCCAACAGCTACATCATCATGTCGGCTGATATCGACTCCAGAGCAACGGATGTGATGGATGGGAAAGTAGATGCCCCGGGAGCGAACGACAATGCTTCAGGCATGGCAGGGGCTATTGAGGCGGCCAGGGTGCTGAGCAAGTATAAGTTTCCGAACAGCATCATTTACGTGGGGCTCTCAGGGGAGGAGCAAGGCCTTGTGGGTGGCACTTACATGGCTGAAATGGCCAAGGAACAAGGTTGGGATATCATTGGCGTGATGAACAACGACATGATTGGCAACATTGAAGGGGTAGATGGAGTGATTGATAACCGCACTTTCCGGATCTTTTCCGAGCCCACTCCGGTGACGGAAACCGATCAGGAAAGAGGACGTCGGCGCTTTTATGGAGGAGAGGTGGATGGAATTAGCCGCCAGCTAGCTCGTTATGTACACAAGACTGTTTCCACTTACATGCCCGAAATGAACCCAATGATGGTGTATCGGCTGGATCGTTTCGGCAGGGGCGGGCACCACCGGCCTTTCAATGACGTGGGTTATGCCGGCATCCGGATCATGGAAGCCCACGAATACTACCCACGCCAGCATCAGGACATCAGGGTTGAAGACGGCATTTCTTACGGTGATGTGGTTGAAGGGGTCAACTTAGATTATGCTGCCAAGCTTACCGCTGTCAATGCCATTAATCTGTCTAGTTTGGCCTGGGCACCGAAAGCACCCGCTGAAGTGAAAATTGGAGGAGCTGTTCAGCCGGCTACCAGGCTTGCTTGGTCTGCAGTTGACGATCCGAACCTGGCTGGCTACAGAATTTATTGGCGAGACACTACGGTGCCGCAATGGGAGCATAGTAGGTTTGTTGGTAAAGTGAATGAATTTACGCTGGAAGGCTTTGTGATCGACAATTACTTGTTTGGGGTGGCTTCCGTTGGTAAGGACGGAAACGAAAGCCTGGTGGTATTTCCGTCATCGTTGATTGGGAGGTGA